The Virgibacillus phasianinus genome includes a window with the following:
- a CDS encoding DUF4097 family beta strand repeat-containing protein, with the protein MTKVKKISIIASILILVGVVGCILTFNLLEKPTAIAEEKIIDNHDISTVDIHANNEMVKIIPTKDSLVKVELTGKATKGSKDDLSVEAEGNRLSIKTNNQRKFFNFDFFTTSLTLTIHLPQKIYESLQVDIDNGSVGANGLAINSVKAKTNNGQIEMSNMKSAAVEVESDNGKLILDNVDGRITGETNNGTILLKTKDLDRNIELESDNGGIKVGSDKEPTNVTFRVDTDNGNINILDKYNDNAVIGKGDNLIKLSTDNGSITVTR; encoded by the coding sequence ATGACTAAGGTTAAAAAAATATCAATCATAGCGTCAATCCTAATATTGGTTGGTGTTGTTGGTTGTATACTAACGTTTAATTTATTGGAGAAGCCAACTGCGATTGCCGAAGAGAAAATCATCGATAACCACGACATTTCGACCGTTGACATTCACGCCAATAATGAAATGGTAAAAATTATTCCGACGAAGGACTCATTGGTTAAGGTAGAACTTACCGGAAAAGCAACAAAAGGTTCCAAAGATGATTTATCTGTTGAAGCTGAAGGAAACAGGCTATCAATTAAAACCAATAATCAAAGGAAATTTTTTAACTTTGATTTTTTTACAACATCGCTTACATTAACCATTCATCTGCCGCAGAAAATATATGAGTCGTTACAAGTGGATATTGATAATGGCAGTGTTGGTGCAAACGGGTTAGCAATAAACAGCGTAAAGGCTAAAACAAATAATGGTCAAATCGAAATGAGCAATATGAAATCTGCTGCAGTAGAGGTGGAATCAGATAACGGGAAGCTTATTTTGGATAACGTTGATGGCAGGATTACCGGTGAAACAAATAATGGCACCATTTTGCTTAAGACTAAGGATTTAGATCGAAATATAGAACTTGAGTCTGATAACGGGGGGATCAAGGTCGGGTCTGACAAAGAACCAACGAATGTAACATTCCGTGTGGATACAGACAATGGAAATATTAATATCCTTGATAAGTATAATGATAATGCTGTTATTGGAAAGGGAGATAACTTAATAAAATTGTCTACAGATAATGGATCAATTACCGTTACAAGGTAG
- a CDS encoding YkoF family thiamine/hydroxymethylpyrimidine-binding protein, whose translation MKNQQCMGPEIAGCSFSIHPMSDDFIEIITGALKNVDTSKVWMKTDDVTTTVRGKLIHVFDVTKAIFIHAARTGEHVAFQATYSLGCPGDSAGDVYMAEDDIAVYNSQVNDIKQPVAAKFSLYPLGGGNYMNVIMEQIEAMKSHVDVSHAHYSTRLDGGAINVFEGLEKVFQATVLGGSSHTVMTVSISANSPSSKRGGNRE comes from the coding sequence ATGAAAAATCAACAATGTATGGGACCAGAAATTGCTGGATGCAGCTTTTCTATCCACCCTATGAGTGACGATTTCATCGAGATTATCACGGGTGCGTTGAAAAATGTTGACACATCAAAGGTTTGGATGAAAACGGACGATGTGACAACAACTGTGCGGGGAAAACTAATACATGTTTTTGACGTAACAAAGGCAATATTTATTCATGCTGCGAGGACAGGTGAACATGTTGCATTTCAAGCAACGTATTCATTAGGCTGTCCAGGAGATTCCGCCGGAGACGTTTATATGGCCGAGGATGATATAGCAGTATACAACTCACAAGTGAATGATATCAAACAGCCGGTAGCGGCTAAATTTTCTCTCTATCCATTAGGCGGCGGAAATTATATGAATGTAATTATGGAGCAGATTGAAGCGATGAAAAGTCATGTAGATGTCTCACATGCGCATTACTCCACTCGTCTGGACGGGGGAGCGATTAACGTTTTTGAAGGTTTAGAAAAGGTTTTTCAGGCTACTGTCCTTGGGGGATCAAGCCACACTGTGATGACAGTCTCCATATCAGCAAATAGTCCATCGTCTAAAAGGGGTGGCAATCGTGAATAA
- a CDS encoding ECF transporter S component, with translation MNNWRFKEIVVMSALSVVFAVVYLAFVPVGKILVGFFGPIGYDLIFGIWFIVSILAAYIIRKPGAAFISETIAAMVEVLLGNAAGPMLILSGIVQGLGAEAAFAATRWKNYSTWVLLFAGVGSAVFSFVYGYFISGYAALSTPYVIGMFVTRMISGALIAGLLGKTLGDALAQTGVLSSFALGKEYRKKNAA, from the coding sequence GTGAATAATTGGCGTTTTAAAGAAATCGTTGTAATGTCCGCACTTTCCGTTGTATTCGCGGTTGTTTATCTGGCCTTTGTTCCTGTGGGGAAAATTCTTGTGGGATTTTTTGGACCGATTGGCTACGATCTTATTTTTGGAATCTGGTTTATTGTTTCTATACTGGCTGCTTATATTATCCGTAAGCCTGGTGCTGCATTTATATCTGAAACAATTGCTGCAATGGTCGAGGTTCTACTCGGTAATGCAGCTGGCCCAATGCTGATTTTGTCTGGAATAGTTCAAGGGTTAGGCGCTGAGGCTGCATTTGCAGCAACCCGTTGGAAAAATTACTCAACATGGGTCCTTCTGTTTGCCGGTGTTGGTTCCGCTGTATTCAGCTTTGTGTACGGTTACTTTATAAGTGGATATGCTGCACTTTCTACCCCTTATGTGATTGGGATGTTTGTCACACGCATGATAAGTGGCGCATTAATCGCTGGATTACTCGGAAAAACTTTGGGCGATGCCCTGGCACAAACAGGTGTCTTATCCAGTTTTGCTCTGGGAAAAGAGTACAGAAAGAAAAATGCGGCATGA
- a CDS encoding energy-coupling factor transporter transmembrane component T family protein → MFLHHLNPSIKAITILLLVTLLALVFDPFTPFLFMICTIALTFIGGDINGKRYCLYFLPFSIIAFGMLWTTIAFADTPTHPQEEITLLGLTIPEESFVTALALSLRVLSVAALSLLFVFTTNIVDFILSLIQQLKLPPKIAYGVLAGYRFLPMMKDELLIIRTAHRVRGFDQAKTFRGKLDQYKKFSIPLLASAIRKAERTAMAMESKGFTGEKKRTFYRSFSVSFRDWAFLGLMVIALLFIASISWYLGYFRWYSGEL, encoded by the coding sequence ATGTTTCTACATCATCTTAACCCGAGTATAAAGGCAATAACAATCCTATTACTTGTGACACTGCTCGCATTAGTGTTCGACCCGTTTACACCATTTCTATTTATGATTTGCACAATCGCATTAACATTCATCGGCGGGGATATAAATGGCAAAAGGTATTGTTTATATTTTCTGCCGTTTTCCATTATTGCGTTTGGGATGCTTTGGACGACAATCGCATTCGCAGACACACCAACGCATCCACAGGAGGAAATCACTTTATTAGGATTAACCATTCCTGAAGAATCCTTTGTAACGGCGCTTGCCCTTTCATTACGTGTTCTGAGTGTTGCTGCGTTATCATTACTATTTGTTTTCACAACAAATATTGTGGATTTCATTTTAAGCCTTATTCAACAATTAAAATTACCACCAAAAATTGCGTATGGCGTCCTGGCTGGATACCGTTTTTTACCAATGATGAAAGACGAACTGCTCATTATCCGGACCGCCCACCGGGTACGTGGATTTGATCAGGCAAAGACATTCCGCGGTAAGCTGGATCAATATAAAAAGTTCTCCATACCACTGTTAGCGAGCGCCATAAGAAAGGCCGAGCGGACAGCAATGGCAATGGAATCAAAAGGTTTTACCGGTGAGAAAAAGCGAACCTTTTACAGGAGTTTCTCTGTTTCTTTCCGTGATTGGGCATTTTTGGGCTTAATGGTAATTGCCCTGCTCTTTATTGCGTCCATTTCGTGGTATTTGGGTTATTTTAGGTGGTACAGTGGCGAGCTGTAA
- a CDS encoding HAAS signaling domain-containing protein, producing the protein MNKEQFLRKLDSSLQRLSSDERRDILHDFEEHFAIALTEGKSEEQISDSLGSPTQIGKELLANYHLEKVGTTASTGNIFRAVWAVVGLGFFNLVIVLGPFIALAAVVFAGWASSIAFIASPLLALVNIVIYPGSFELFDLFFSISLTGLGLFIAIGMFYATRTLTDGFVRYLNYNVKLVKGGLKHD; encoded by the coding sequence ATGAATAAGGAACAATTTTTAAGAAAGTTAGATTCATCTTTACAAAGACTCTCTTCAGATGAACGCCGGGATATTCTGCATGACTTTGAAGAACATTTTGCTATTGCGTTAACAGAAGGGAAAAGCGAGGAACAAATTTCCGATTCGCTTGGTTCGCCAACTCAAATTGGAAAAGAATTACTTGCCAACTACCACCTCGAGAAAGTTGGAACAACCGCATCAACTGGTAACATATTCCGCGCTGTTTGGGCTGTTGTTGGCCTGGGATTTTTCAATCTCGTGATTGTGCTTGGACCATTTATTGCCCTTGCTGCAGTTGTGTTTGCGGGTTGGGCATCGAGTATCGCTTTTATCGCCTCTCCGCTGTTGGCATTGGTGAATATTGTCATCTATCCCGGTTCATTTGAGCTTTTTGATTTATTCTTTTCTATTTCACTTACTGGACTCGGACTATTTATAGCAATCGGAATGTTCTATGCAACACGTACATTGACCGATGGATTTGTTCGTTACTTGAATTATAATGTGAAACTCGTTAAAGGTGGTTTAAAACATGACTAA
- a CDS encoding PadR family transcriptional regulator, with the protein MNIQFKKGVLEICVLALLNKQDRYGYELVQKISSQIAISEGSVYPLLRRLTKEEYFTTYLQESKEGPSRKYYRITDKGRAYLHKLINDWQEFSIGVNQIIKEGVSDE; encoded by the coding sequence ATGAACATCCAGTTTAAGAAAGGTGTCTTAGAAATTTGTGTTCTGGCTTTACTAAATAAACAGGATCGATATGGATATGAACTCGTTCAAAAAATCTCCAGTCAAATTGCTATATCAGAAGGTTCTGTGTATCCGTTGTTACGGAGATTAACTAAAGAGGAGTACTTTACAACTTATTTGCAGGAGTCAAAGGAAGGCCCTTCACGTAAATATTATCGAATAACAGACAAAGGAAGGGCATATCTTCATAAGCTTATCAATGACTGGCAGGAGTTTTCTATAGGTGTTAATCAAATTATTAAAGAAGGTGTTAGCGATGAATAA
- a CDS encoding ABC transporter ATP-binding protein — protein MKKDFLLRVQQLSLGFENHPNQDTISNVSFELDKGETLLLLGPSGCGKSTLTFCLNGLYPRELDGTMTGNIFINGERSTAYKPGELSRQVGVVFQDPETQFCMLTVEDEIAFGLENINLPRHLMEAKIDDALSQVNMVSYKESDIASLSGGQKQKLALACALALEPDLLILDEPTANLDPVATKDLITTIQQLKRQKEFALIVIEHQLDGWMDLCDRSLLLNKSGEVFYDGSLRKGIEEILPELNGQGIWLPRITQYVLQQSAHWNGFLPLTMDEFTDLAGQQPSVKWGYEPPIEKRNSDVLLEAINLSWKKKNQQVIRNISLKLYDGEFVAIVGANGSGKTSLTRILAGIQKPSAGTAYLNGKALEHWKEIYLRDKIGYVFQNPEHQFIMNTVFDEVAFSLRLRGLDNKGINEKVTSIIKDCGLEGLENEHPYTLSQGQKRRLSVATMIVDNQRILILDEPTFGQDAHSTKALMDLLEERNKQGTSIVMITHDMEIVHHYADRVIVINQGNVSADCHPSELWTVKPAVLKNWQLALPIQVQLQHCYEREANYVSTSS, from the coding sequence ATGAAGAAGGATTTCCTTTTACGCGTACAACAGTTGTCCTTAGGATTCGAAAATCATCCCAATCAAGACACCATTTCGAATGTCAGTTTTGAATTGGACAAAGGTGAAACACTTTTATTGCTTGGACCAAGCGGCTGTGGGAAAAGCACCTTAACTTTTTGTTTAAATGGCCTATATCCTCGTGAACTGGATGGAACAATGACTGGCAATATTTTCATCAACGGGGAGAGATCGACGGCATATAAACCAGGTGAACTTAGCCGTCAAGTTGGTGTTGTATTTCAAGACCCAGAAACACAATTTTGCATGCTTACCGTTGAAGATGAGATTGCATTTGGCTTGGAAAACATAAATCTGCCCCGTCACCTGATGGAGGCAAAGATAGATGACGCTCTTTCGCAAGTTAATATGGTCTCCTATAAGGAATCAGATATTGCCTCCCTTTCTGGAGGACAAAAACAAAAACTCGCCTTAGCCTGTGCCCTGGCGCTAGAACCGGATTTACTCATTTTGGATGAACCCACCGCGAACCTGGACCCGGTTGCGACAAAGGATTTAATCACCACCATACAACAGTTAAAAAGACAAAAGGAGTTTGCTCTGATTGTCATCGAACATCAATTGGACGGATGGATGGATTTGTGCGACCGCAGTCTGTTATTAAATAAATCTGGAGAAGTTTTTTATGATGGATCGCTGCGAAAAGGCATTGAGGAAATTCTACCGGAATTGAATGGACAAGGAATATGGCTGCCCAGAATCACCCAATATGTTCTGCAGCAATCTGCGCATTGGAATGGTTTTCTTCCGTTAACCATGGATGAATTTACAGATCTGGCAGGCCAACAGCCATCAGTAAAATGGGGCTATGAACCACCAATAGAAAAAAGAAATTCCGATGTTCTTTTGGAAGCAATTAATCTATCGTGGAAGAAGAAAAACCAGCAAGTCATTCGTAACATCTCGCTAAAGTTATATGATGGAGAGTTTGTAGCTATCGTTGGTGCAAACGGAAGCGGTAAAACGTCACTGACAAGGATATTAGCTGGTATCCAAAAACCATCAGCAGGAACTGCCTACTTAAACGGAAAAGCATTGGAACATTGGAAAGAAATTTATTTGCGCGACAAAATAGGTTATGTATTTCAAAATCCAGAGCATCAATTTATTATGAACACTGTATTTGATGAGGTTGCATTCAGTTTGCGGCTGAGGGGTCTGGACAACAAGGGAATCAACGAAAAGGTCACTTCCATCATCAAGGATTGCGGTTTGGAAGGGCTTGAAAATGAACATCCTTATACACTCAGTCAGGGTCAAAAACGTCGTCTAAGTGTTGCAACAATGATTGTAGATAATCAGCGTATACTCATTTTAGATGAACCAACATTTGGACAGGATGCGCATTCAACCAAAGCATTAATGGACCTGCTGGAAGAACGAAATAAACAAGGGACCAGTATCGTCATGATCACGCATGACATGGAGATTGTTCATCATTATGCTGACCGGGTAATTGTTATCAATCAGGGAAATGTCTCTGCTGACTGCCATCCGAGTGAATTATGGACAGTAAAACCGGCAGTATTAAAGAACTGGCAGCTTGCACTGCCGATCCAAGTTCAGCTTCAACATTGCTATGAAAGGGAAGCCAATTATGTTTCTACATCATCTTAA
- a CDS encoding SAM-dependent methyltransferase, whose protein sequence is MKEYQYDKLLNIHTGGYQKDSNQSFHYYPYEPTQYSALETLFTKYELKSSDHVVDFGCGKGRLNFFIHYYYNATVTGIEMDKTFYQIAIENRNSYAGKNKDNIHFHCCLAEEYQIAPQDNRFYFFNPFSKEIFINTINNILMSVERTRRDIELILYYSSDDYIYFLENDTSFELKEEIIIPDLSKNDPYERFLIYRLV, encoded by the coding sequence GTGAAAGAGTACCAATACGATAAACTCCTGAACATCCATACAGGCGGCTATCAAAAAGATTCCAATCAATCATTTCATTACTATCCGTATGAGCCAACCCAATATAGTGCTTTAGAGACCTTATTTACGAAATATGAATTGAAAAGCAGTGATCATGTAGTTGATTTTGGATGTGGAAAAGGCAGGCTGAACTTTTTTATCCATTACTATTACAACGCAACCGTTACAGGGATCGAAATGGACAAGACCTTCTATCAGATAGCAATAGAAAATCGGAATAGTTATGCGGGAAAAAATAAAGATAACATTCATTTCCATTGCTGCCTCGCCGAGGAATATCAGATTGCCCCGCAGGACAACCGTTTTTACTTTTTTAATCCCTTTTCGAAAGAAATTTTTATCAATACCATAAATAATATATTGATGTCAGTAGAACGAACAAGACGGGATATTGAGCTGATTCTTTATTACAGTTCAGATGATTATATCTATTTTCTGGAGAATGATACTTCTTTTGAATTAAAGGAAGAAATTATTATACCTGATTTATCCAAGAATGATCCTTATGAGCGGTTTTTGATTTATCGCTTAGTTTAA
- the gdhA gene encoding NADP-specific glutamate dehydrogenase: protein MTTLNEVLQEEKKTAKEYVNEVYETVQKRNPNEHEFLQAVKEIFNSLVPVFVNHPKYMDYGILDRIVEPERLITFRVPWVDDLGRVQVNRGFRVQYNSAIGPYKGGLRFHPSVNASIVKFLGFEQIFKNSLTGQPIGGGKGGSDFDPKGKSELEIMRFTQSFMTELSQYIGPDIDVPAGDIGVGSREIGFMFGQYKKIRGSFEAGVLTGKGIEYGGSIARQEATGYGTVYFINEMLKDQDFALKGSTVVVSGSGNVSIYAIEKAIQFGARVVACSDSDGFIYDKNGINLDTVKRLKEVETKRISEYVDVHPDAEYFEDCTGIWSIPCDIALPCATQNEIDEATAKVLVANGVKVVGEGANMPSTLGAITIFQNSNVLFAPAKAANAGGVAVSSLEMAQNSGKTSWSFEEVDGKLQEIMTNIYQNCMQAADEYGVPGNLVAGANIAGFTKVADAMVAQGII from the coding sequence ATGACAACGTTAAATGAAGTTTTGCAAGAGGAAAAAAAGACTGCTAAAGAGTATGTAAATGAAGTATATGAAACTGTTCAAAAGCGCAACCCTAATGAACACGAGTTTTTGCAGGCCGTTAAAGAAATATTTAATTCTTTGGTACCGGTTTTTGTCAATCATCCAAAGTATATGGATTACGGTATACTCGATAGAATAGTAGAACCAGAAAGACTTATTACATTCAGAGTTCCATGGGTAGATGACCTTGGCAGAGTTCAAGTAAACCGCGGATTCCGTGTTCAATATAACAGTGCAATTGGCCCGTATAAAGGCGGCTTGCGTTTTCATCCTTCCGTGAATGCCAGTATTGTTAAATTTCTGGGATTTGAACAAATCTTTAAAAACTCCTTAACCGGACAGCCAATAGGCGGGGGAAAAGGCGGTTCTGACTTTGATCCAAAAGGAAAGTCAGAGCTTGAAATCATGCGTTTCACCCAAAGTTTCATGACTGAACTATCCCAATACATTGGTCCCGATATTGATGTACCAGCCGGTGATATTGGCGTCGGCTCAAGGGAGATTGGATTTATGTTTGGACAGTATAAAAAAATCCGTGGCAGCTTCGAAGCAGGCGTATTAACAGGAAAAGGAATTGAGTATGGTGGAAGTATTGCACGCCAGGAGGCCACTGGATATGGTACTGTTTATTTTATAAACGAAATGTTGAAAGACCAGGATTTCGCCCTTAAAGGCAGCACCGTTGTTGTATCTGGGTCAGGCAACGTTTCCATCTATGCGATTGAGAAGGCTATTCAATTCGGCGCAAGGGTTGTGGCCTGCAGTGACTCTGATGGATTTATTTATGATAAAAATGGTATAAACCTTGATACCGTGAAAAGGTTAAAGGAAGTTGAGACAAAGAGAATCAGCGAATATGTTGATGTGCATCCCGATGCGGAATATTTCGAAGACTGCACAGGAATCTGGTCCATTCCCTGTGATATTGCGCTTCCTTGTGCAACACAAAATGAAATTGATGAAGCAACGGCAAAAGTATTGGTTGCCAATGGTGTCAAGGTAGTTGGTGAGGGTGCAAATATGCCTTCAACACTTGGGGCGATCACTATATTCCAAAACAGCAATGTCCTTTTCGCCCCGGCCAAGGCAGCCAATGCCGGTGGCGTAGCGGTTTCATCACTCGAAATGGCTCAAAACAGTGGAAAAACATCCTGGTCGTTTGAAGAAGTCGATGGAAAGTTACAGGAGATCATGACTAATATTTATCAAAACTGCATGCAGGCTGCTGATGAGTATGGCGTTCCCGGCAACCTGGTGGCAGGCGCCAATATCGCGGGATTCACCAAAGTGGCCGATGCGATGGTGGCCCAGGGAATTATTTAA